One window from the genome of Dioscorea cayenensis subsp. rotundata cultivar TDr96_F1 chromosome 3, TDr96_F1_v2_PseudoChromosome.rev07_lg8_w22 25.fasta, whole genome shotgun sequence encodes:
- the LOC120283618 gene encoding nucleotide-sugar uncharacterized transporter 2 isoform X2 produces the protein MGVLDSLLGRDGKKFMKRKDSDAGEQGRALEELRSAMYNDLHTSEGAKRQQQRNCGPSVALTFNFMVAVGIIMANKLVMGRVGFNFPVALSLIHYATAWLLMAILKGLSMLPASPPSKSTPFSSLFALGVVMSFSTGLANISLNHNSVGFYQMAKIAVTPTIVLAEFILFRKKVSIQKVLALTVVSIGVAVATVTDLQLNFFGACVALAWIVPSAINKILWSNLQQTGNWTALALMWKTTPVTIFFLLALMPLLDPAGVLLFNWNFNNTSAIFTSALFGFLLQWSGALALGATSATTHVVLGQFKTCVILLGGYLLFNSDPGTVSLCGAIAALCGMSVYTYLNLNRSHESTTLSKELPI, from the exons atgggGGTGTTAGATTCTTTGTTGGGGAGAGATGGGAAGAAGTTTATGAAGAGAAAAGACAGTGACGCAGGAGAACAAG GAAGAGCACTGGAAGAGCTTCGGAGTGCCATGTACAATGATTTGCATACTTCCGAAGGAGCAAAACGTCAACAACAGCGAAATTGTGGCCCTTCTGTTGCATTGACATTTAATTTCATGGTTGCTGTCGGAATAATCATGGCAAACAAACTT GTCATGGGGAGAGTTGGTTTCAATTTTCCAGTCGCTCTCTCATTAATTCACTATGCAACAGCATGGTTACTCATGGCTATCCTCAAGGGTCTTTCCATGCTCCCTGCTTCACCTCCATCGAAGTCAACACcgttttcttctttatttgccTTAGGTGTTGTGATGTCTTTTTCGACCGGGCTCGCAAATATTAGCTTAAACCATAACAG TGTAGGGTTCTACCAGATGGCTAAGATTGCCGTCACTCCCACCATTGTTCTGGCTGAGTTTATACTTTTCAGGAAAAAGGTTTCTATTCAAAAG GTTTTAGCACTGACAGTGGTATCGATCGGTGTGGCAGTTGCAACTGTCACTGATctacaacttaatttttttggtgCTTGTGTAGCTTTAGCTTGGATTGTTCCTAGTGCCATAAATAAGATACTTTGGTCTAATTTGCAACAAACCGGAAATTGGACTGCTCTCGC GTTAATGTGGAAAACTACTCCTGTTACAATCTTCTTCTTACTGGCTTTGATGCCTTTGTTGGACCCTGCCGGTGTTTTATTGTTCAATTGGAACTTTAACAACACTTCAGCTATTTTCACATCTGCCTTGTTCGGCTTTCTCCTTCAATGGTCAGGGGCTTTGGCACTCGG TGCAACATCTGCAACCACACATGTTGTCTTAGGACAGTTCAAAACATGTGTGATTTTGCTCGGCGGTTACCTGCTTTTCAATTCCGACCCTGGAACTGTCAGCTTGTGTGGTGCCATTGCCGCATTGTGTGGAATGTCGGTATACACTTACCTTAACCTGAACCGATCTCACGAATCAACAACATTGTCGAAAGAACTTCCAATCTGA
- the LOC120282935 gene encoding protein translocase subunit SecA isoform X1 codes for MVSRGGAPQALLRYAQLSLTRSISSTPRLDGIGWIDKIKGVITGKPAADSANPSFSLIEFADQMDKARKLGMLKKFQVGRCSEATVSDAFKKQSSILRYLGGIDPSGQNIQLSHKQDAMKHCGCTMSEVEHILAKYTWAKEAQQKIENLQKEGKPIPKSFNEVQKLMGSTPLDVARSNLAKNGQISRNALCPCKSGKKYKRCCGMT; via the exons ATGGTGTCGAGAGGAGGAGCTCCGCAAGCTCTTCTCCGCTACGCTCAGCTAAGCCTCACACGTTCCATCTCCTCTACTCCTCGCCTCGATGGCATTGGATGGATCGACAAGATCAAGGGCGTCATCACCGGCAAGCCCGCCGCTGATTCCGCCAATCCCTCATTCTCTCTTATCG AGTTTGCGGATCAGATGGACAAAGCGAGGAAGTTGGGTATGTTGAAGAAGTTTCAGGTGGGACGGTGCAGCGAAGCGACCGTCTCCGATGCGTTCAAGAAGCAGTCCTCGATCTTACGGTACCTCGGTGGAATTGATCCTAGTGGACAG AATATCCAACTTAGCCACAAACAAGATGCCATGAAGCACTGTGGTTGCACCATGTCAGAGGTGGAGCATATATTGGCAAAATATACATGGGCAAAAGAAGCACAGCAAAAGATAGAAAACTTGCAGAAGGAAGGGAAACCAATTCCTAAGAGTTTTAATGAG gtACAAAAGCTGATGGGCTCAACACCATTAGATGTTGCAAGATCTAATTTGGCAAAAAATGGTCAAATAAGTAGAAATGCACTTTGTCCTTGCAAGTCTGGGAAGAAATACAAAAG GTGTTGTGGAATGACTTGA
- the LOC120255378 gene encoding zinc finger protein CONSTANS-LIKE 9, with protein MSPLCDFCGEQRSMVYCRSDAACLCLSCDRNVHSANALSRRHWRTLVCDRCSAQPALVRCIEESVSLCQNCDWTGHGGSASASGHKRQTINCYSGCPSASELSRIWSFVLEIPPIAESSCEQGMGMMSINENSVSDNWRPHAENSSGADIPCDSMANNVENDDNNFGAWLASTSTSDVHPMSCSGDQPACSVDSTAPKLCFSDTKDLGISKNESFYDDFSVDDVDLTFENYEELFGVSHNPTEQLFEDAGIESFFETKETSAANSNCQVNPAAEARTIQGTCSNNPLSVDSAMSNPGTKADSNLCFPAKEGRPALSLSFSGLTGESSAGDYQDCGMSPALLMGEPPWYPPGLESSSFSPASRDSAVLRYKEKKKTRKFEKKIRYESRKARADIRKRVKGRFVKAGDAYDYDPLCQTRSC; from the exons ATGAGTCCTCTTTGTGACTTTTGCGGGGAGCAAAGGTCGATGGTGTATTGCCGGTCTGATGCTGCTTGCTTGTGTTTGTCTTGTGATCGGAATGTTCATTCGGCGAATGCGCTGTCTCGGCGACACTGGCGGACTCTCGTGTGTGATCGGTGCAGTGCACAGCCTGCTTTGGTTAGGTGCATTGAGGAGAGTGTTTCGCTCTGCCAGAATTGTGATTGGACTGGACATGGTGGCTCGGCTTCAGCTTCAGGACATAAAAGACAGACTATTAACTGCTATTCTGGCTGTCCATCTGCTTCGGAGCTTTCTAGAATTTGGTCATTTGTTTTGGAGATCCCTCCGATTGCAGAGTCTAGTTGTGAGCAGGGGATGGGTATGATGAGCATAAATGAGAACAGTGTCAGTGATAATTGGAGACCACATGCAGAGAATAGCAGTGGGGCAGACATACCGTGTGATAGCATGGCAAATAATGTggaaaatgatgataataattttGGTGCTTGGCTTGCTTCAACTTCAACATCTGATGTACATCCTATGTCATGTAGTGGAGATCAACCTGCTTGTTCGGTGGATTCAACGGCACCTAAG CTATGCTTTTCCGACACTAAAGATCTTGGAATTTCCAAGAATGAAAGCTTCTATGATGATTTCAGTGTCGATGATGTTGACTTGACTTTTGAGAATTACGAGGAACTTTTCGGTGTATCTCACAACCCTACTGAACAGCTGTTTGAAGATGCTGGTATAGAAAGCTTTTTTGAGACGAAGGAAACATCTGCTGCAAATTCAAATTGTCAAGTCAATCCAGCGGCAGAG GCAAGAACAATTCAAGGAACTTGCAGTAATAATCCACTTTCTGTAGACTCTGCCATGTCAAATCCTGGAACCAAAGCAGATTCTAACTTATGTTTCCCTGCAAAGGAAGGTCGTCCAgctctttccctttccttctcTGGTTTAACTGGTGAAAGCAGTGCTGGAGATTATCAAGACTGTGGGATGTCACCGGCACTGCTTATGGGTGAGCCGCCGTGGTATCCTCCTGGTCTTGAGAGCTCATCTTTCTCTCCAGCTAGCAGGGACAGTGCTGTCTTACGttacaaggaaaagaagaaaacacgcaA gtttgaaaagaaaataaggtaTGAATCACGTAAAGCTAGGGCAGACATAAGAAAGCGAGTGAAGGGACGGTTTGTTAAGGCAGGGGATGCTTACGACTATGATCCACTCTGCCAGACAAGAAGCTGTTAA
- the LOC120282935 gene encoding protein translocase subunit SecA 1 isoform X2 — MALDGSTRSRASSPASPPLIPPIPHSLLSMDKARKLGMLKKFQVGRCSEATVSDAFKKQSSILRYLGGIDPSGQNIQLSHKQDAMKHCGCTMSEVEHILAKYTWAKEAQQKIENLQKEGKPIPKSFNEVQKLMGSTPLDVARSNLAKNGQISRNALCPCKSGKKYKRCCGMT, encoded by the exons ATGGCATTGGATGGATCGACAAGATCAAGGGCGTCATCACCGGCAAGCCCGCCGCTGATTCCGCCAATCCCTCATTCTCTCTTATCG ATGGACAAAGCGAGGAAGTTGGGTATGTTGAAGAAGTTTCAGGTGGGACGGTGCAGCGAAGCGACCGTCTCCGATGCGTTCAAGAAGCAGTCCTCGATCTTACGGTACCTCGGTGGAATTGATCCTAGTGGACAG AATATCCAACTTAGCCACAAACAAGATGCCATGAAGCACTGTGGTTGCACCATGTCAGAGGTGGAGCATATATTGGCAAAATATACATGGGCAAAAGAAGCACAGCAAAAGATAGAAAACTTGCAGAAGGAAGGGAAACCAATTCCTAAGAGTTTTAATGAG gtACAAAAGCTGATGGGCTCAACACCATTAGATGTTGCAAGATCTAATTTGGCAAAAAATGGTCAAATAAGTAGAAATGCACTTTGTCCTTGCAAGTCTGGGAAGAAATACAAAAG GTGTTGTGGAATGACTTGA
- the LOC120283618 gene encoding nucleotide-sugar uncharacterized transporter 2 isoform X1 has product MGRVGFNFPVALSLIHYATAWLLMAILKGLSMLPASPPSKSTPFSSLFALGVVMSFSTGLANISLNHNSVGFYQMAKIAVTPTIVLAEFILFRKKVSIQKVLALTVVSIGVAVATVTDLQLNFFGACVALAWIVPSAINKILWSNLQQTGNWTALALMWKTTPVTIFFLLALMPLLDPAGVLLFNWNFNNTSAIFTSALFGFLLQWSGALALGATSATTHVVLGQFKTCVILLGGYLLFNSDPGTVSLCGAIAALCGMSVYTYLNLNRSHESTTLSKELPI; this is encoded by the exons ATGGGGAGAGTTGGTTTCAATTTTCCAGTCGCTCTCTCATTAATTCACTATGCAACAGCATGGTTACTCATGGCTATCCTCAAGGGTCTTTCCATGCTCCCTGCTTCACCTCCATCGAAGTCAACACcgttttcttctttatttgccTTAGGTGTTGTGATGTCTTTTTCGACCGGGCTCGCAAATATTAGCTTAAACCATAACAG TGTAGGGTTCTACCAGATGGCTAAGATTGCCGTCACTCCCACCATTGTTCTGGCTGAGTTTATACTTTTCAGGAAAAAGGTTTCTATTCAAAAG GTTTTAGCACTGACAGTGGTATCGATCGGTGTGGCAGTTGCAACTGTCACTGATctacaacttaatttttttggtgCTTGTGTAGCTTTAGCTTGGATTGTTCCTAGTGCCATAAATAAGATACTTTGGTCTAATTTGCAACAAACCGGAAATTGGACTGCTCTCGC GTTAATGTGGAAAACTACTCCTGTTACAATCTTCTTCTTACTGGCTTTGATGCCTTTGTTGGACCCTGCCGGTGTTTTATTGTTCAATTGGAACTTTAACAACACTTCAGCTATTTTCACATCTGCCTTGTTCGGCTTTCTCCTTCAATGGTCAGGGGCTTTGGCACTCGG TGCAACATCTGCAACCACACATGTTGTCTTAGGACAGTTCAAAACATGTGTGATTTTGCTCGGCGGTTACCTGCTTTTCAATTCCGACCCTGGAACTGTCAGCTTGTGTGGTGCCATTGCCGCATTGTGTGGAATGTCGGTATACACTTACCTTAACCTGAACCGATCTCACGAATCAACAACATTGTCGAAAGAACTTCCAATCTGA
- the LOC120253524 gene encoding uncharacterized protein LOC120253524 has protein sequence MELVPYSDPNPNPSSNLPWSEMFRSASLRRPPDSLPPSPPKPPRPPPANPHQPSSNEDRQTITLDSQARLALYIAMAHAGLALTILLLYGLYKLLHDFIRPLQWALLCSIPLREAQLAVVDFWAEPLQQGIVPTLLAAPSALFRASTLSLSDLRSAILRRRAPSPSGFPRLVRWLASFWLFTLAFERFGPFSIPFLLLAGPTASAAARHPSIASRRPKPSSSFFTSKILAHMKTIVAIGLIFWMIFGCLAGGIFFSYKIGVEGKDAVMSLKSHVQKSNYAERIGFKQWMDDNDVPGLVDRYSASLYETVWEHVDSLAAQYNLTEFANGFRHFLITPSNSGPSTALSSSPPHPYTLKFQSLRTRVKNREWTEIYSELDAIFRELLITREDLVEKAKGLAFKGIEISKQVLASSTSVLGGSASLVFSVFLLVVSGAAEVLNFLSQLMVFLWVLYYLITSESGGATEQVVGMLPVSKQMRDRFVEVIDKAISSVLLATAKISFYQGCLTWLLFRFCSVHFLYVSTVLAFISPLLPILPPWLSSIPAVAQFFMEGRYIWAFVIAAVHLMLMDYGSSVIQVDIPGHNAYLTGLSILGGLTLFTNALEGAIMGPLIMTVVIALKNLYAEFVLVDNEETCS, from the coding sequence ATGGAGCTCGTCCCCTACTCCgacccaaaccctaaccctagctcCAACCTCCCCTGGTCCGAGATGTTCCGATCCGCCTCTCTCCGGCGACCACCGGACTCCCTCCCTCCTTCTCCTCCCAAACCTCCTCGCCCACCACCGGCGAACCCCCATCAACCATCCTCCAATGAAGATCGCCAAACCATAACCCTAGATTCCCAAGCTCGTCTAGCTCTCTACATCGCCATGGCGCATGCTGGCCTCGCCCTCACCATTCTCCTCCTTTACGGCCTTTACAAGCTCCTCCACGACTTCATTCGTCCTCTCCAATGGGCGTTGCTATGCTCCATCCCTCTCCGGGAGGCTCAGCTCGCCGTCGTCGACTTCTGGGCTGAGCCTCTCCAGCAAGGCATCGTGCCGACCCTCCTCGCCGCGCCATCGGCTCTTTTCCGCGCCTCAACTCTCTCCCTTTCCGATCTCCGTTCCGCTATCCTCCGCCGCCGTGCACCATCCCCTTCCGGCTTTCCCCGTCTCGTCCGCTGGCTCGCTTCCTTCTGGCTTTTCACCCTCGCATTCGAGCGCTTCGGCCCTTTCTCCATCCCCTTCCTCCTCCTCGCCGGCCCCACCGCGTCCGCCGCCGCTCGCCACCCTTCCATCGCCAGCCGTCGCCCGAAACCCTCTTCTAGCTTCTTCACCTCCAAAATCCTCGCCCACATGAAGACGATCGTCGCCATCGGACTCATTTTCTGGATGATCTTCGGCTGCCTCGCTGGCGGGATCTTCTTTTCCTACAAGATCGGCGTTGAGGGCAAGGACGCGGTGATGTCCTTGAAATCTCACGTCCAGAAGAGCAATTACGCCGAGAGGATTGGATTCAAGCAGTGGATGGACGACAACGATGTTCCCGGCCTCGTCGATCGCTACTCCGCCAGTCTCTACGAGACTGTATGGGAGCACGTTGACAGCCTCGCCGCGCAATACAACCTCACCGAGTTCGCCAACGGCTTCCGCCATTTCCTCATCACCCCTTCAAATTCCGGCCCATCGACGGCATTGTCAAGCTCGCCGCCGCATCCTTACACGCTGAAGTTCCAATCGCTGAGGACTCGCGTGAAGAACCGCGAGTGGACTGAGATTTATTCAGAGCTGGACGCCATTTTCAGAGAGCTTTTGATCACCAGAGAGGACTTGGTGGAGAAAGCCAAAGGTCTTGCCTTTAAAGGGATTGAGATCTCAAAGCAAGTGCTTGCTAGTAGTACTTCAGTGCTTGGAGGGAGTGCGAGCTTGGTGTTCTCTGTTTTCCTACTGGTTGTATCTGGTGCTGCAGAGGTTTTGAATTTCTTATCCCAATTGATGGTTTTCCTGTGGGTGTTGTACTATTTGATCACGTCGGAGTCTGGTGGCGCAACAGAGCAGGTTGTCGGGATGCTCCCGGTGTCGAAACAAATGCGTGATCGCTTTGTGGAGGTCATCGATAAGGCGATAAGCAGTGTGCTCTTGGCAACAGCCAAGATTTCGTTTTACCAAGGTTGCCTGACATGGTTGTTGTTTAGGTTTTGTTCAGTGCATTTTCTTTATGTGTCCACCGTCTTGGCTTTTATTAGCCCTCTGTTGCCAATATTGCCACCATGGTTGTCTTCAATTCCGGCAGTCGCTCAGTTTTTCATGGAGGGGAGGTACATTTGGGCCTTTGTCATTGCTGCGGTGCACCTCATGTTGATGGATTATGGTTCTTCTGTGATTCAGGTAGACATTCCTGGGCATAATGCTTATCTCACAGGGCTTAGCATTCTTGGGGGCTTGACATTGTTTACAAATGCTCTGGAG